Proteins encoded together in one Bos indicus x Bos taurus breed Angus x Brahman F1 hybrid chromosome 28, Bos_hybrid_MaternalHap_v2.0, whole genome shotgun sequence window:
- the TMEM72 gene encoding transmembrane protein 72 isoform X2 encodes MLLSVACFLHPVLVWHVTIPGSMLIITGLAYFLLSKRKKSKPAAEVLAPPEQYTDPSSSVVSTTGSGDTEQTYTFHGALKEGPGSLFIHMKSILKGTRKPSALQHPDTPTELPLEPAGSLAKKQVQFEDSVVRISPALAEGPDDGDSEPEETTSDTTPIIPPP; translated from the exons ATGCTGCTCTCGGTGGCCTGCTTCCTCCACCCTGTCCTGGTCTGGCATGTGACCATCCCAG GCTCTATGCTCATCATCACCGGTCTGGCCTACTTCCTGCTGAGCAAGCGGAAAAAGAGCAAACCTGCAGCAGAAGTGCTGGCCCCTCCTGAGCAGTACACAGACCCCTCCAGCAGCGTGGTGAGCACCACCGGTTCTGGGGACACCGAGCAGACCTACACCTTCCACGGAGCCCTCAAGGAGGGACCTGGCTCCCTCTTCATCCACATGAAGAGCATCCTGAAGGGGACGAGGAAGCCCAGTGCGCTCCAGCACCCAGACACACCGACGGAGCTGCCTCTGGAGCCAGCTGGCTCGCTGGCCAAGAAGCAGGTGCAGTTTGAGGACAGCGTGGTGAGAATCAGCCCGGCCCTGGCAGAAGGCCCGGATGATGGGGACAGCGAGCCGGAGGAGACCACCTCTGACACCACCCCCATCATCCCGCCCCCCTAG
- the TMEM72 gene encoding transmembrane protein 72 isoform X1, with translation MKQQVFWTGLEYTCRLLGITTAAVLIGVGTETFLRGEFKSLAFYLLFTGAAVSVSEGAYFVAQLLSVCFQCQPGSLAYRAREKARWLGCFQRFLAYMLLSVACFLHPVLVWHVTIPGSMLIITGLAYFLLSKRKKSKPAAEVLAPPEQYTDPSSSVVSTTGSGDTEQTYTFHGALKEGPGSLFIHMKSILKGTRKPSALQHPDTPTELPLEPAGSLAKKQVQFEDSVVRISPALAEGPDDGDSEPEETTSDTTPIIPPP, from the exons ATGAAGCAGCAGGTGTTCTGGACGGGGCTGGAGTACACCTGCCGGCTCCTGGGCATCACCACCGCTGCAG TGCTGATCGGCGTGGGCACTGAGACCTTCCTCCGGGGAGAGTTCAAGAGCCTGGCTTTCTACCTGCT CTTTACAGGAGCCGCCGTCTCCGTGAGCGAAGGGGCCtactttgtggctcagctgctgtCTGTCTGCTTCCA GTGCCAACCAGGGTCCCTGGCCTACAGAGCAAGAGAGAAGGCCCGCTGGCTGGGCTGCTTCCAGAGGTTCCTGGCCTACATGCTGCTCTCGGTGGCCTGCTTCCTCCACCCTGTCCTGGTCTGGCATGTGACCATCCCAG GCTCTATGCTCATCATCACCGGTCTGGCCTACTTCCTGCTGAGCAAGCGGAAAAAGAGCAAACCTGCAGCAGAAGTGCTGGCCCCTCCTGAGCAGTACACAGACCCCTCCAGCAGCGTGGTGAGCACCACCGGTTCTGGGGACACCGAGCAGACCTACACCTTCCACGGAGCCCTCAAGGAGGGACCTGGCTCCCTCTTCATCCACATGAAGAGCATCCTGAAGGGGACGAGGAAGCCCAGTGCGCTCCAGCACCCAGACACACCGACGGAGCTGCCTCTGGAGCCAGCTGGCTCGCTGGCCAAGAAGCAGGTGCAGTTTGAGGACAGCGTGGTGAGAATCAGCCCGGCCCTGGCAGAAGGCCCGGATGATGGGGACAGCGAGCCGGAGGAGACCACCTCTGACACCACCCCCATCATCCCGCCCCCCTAG